The following proteins are encoded in a genomic region of Burkholderia pyrrocinia:
- a CDS encoding Imm72 family immunity protein: MTDTIKQYDMTDDATRRRIFWLLQRLTSFSLWKRKRDAFALFANEYESAVKTWSEDDPERMPADNLPTVFEILSAYDRGLTELARGYRFVWQRGEPLQYAIDRYNHLNAYFFPHYDYWDRGAQAAPYPPKVDALAQLLHASEYQVEYAPFEPPPLEDYLAQLSSIDLLLSPDAYEHSFYTLPYPAFPVDLPEVPEPVGPVIKSGEKVPCDGIWEPVAVEQSKLLGVVPVGNRSLRSNGCFNYFIRGIRAPNLSDDDTGALVKTHWRLLWEDKRYADGIIPDESQYFLEPPQAPQLDRENVAQVRTGDICPVTGEWQTDEYGGKTLRVEAGAAMPDMLVRDNLGELKVHWVTWCLVKRS; the protein is encoded by the coding sequence ATGACGGATACGATCAAGCAATACGACATGACGGATGATGCGACGCGACGCAGGATTTTCTGGCTGCTTCAACGCCTGACCAGTTTTTCGCTCTGGAAGCGCAAGCGCGATGCGTTTGCACTCTTCGCGAACGAATACGAGAGCGCGGTGAAGACCTGGTCTGAAGATGATCCGGAGAGGATGCCGGCAGACAATTTGCCGACCGTCTTCGAGATTCTCTCCGCTTACGATCGAGGGTTGACCGAGTTGGCCCGAGGGTACCGGTTCGTCTGGCAGCGCGGTGAGCCGCTGCAATACGCGATCGATCGGTACAACCATTTGAACGCGTATTTCTTCCCTCATTACGACTACTGGGACCGCGGTGCGCAGGCTGCCCCCTATCCGCCGAAGGTCGACGCGTTGGCCCAACTGCTGCATGCATCGGAATACCAGGTGGAGTATGCGCCGTTCGAGCCGCCACCTTTGGAAGACTATCTCGCACAACTGAGCTCGATAGATTTGCTGCTGTCCCCGGATGCGTATGAGCACAGCTTCTACACACTTCCGTATCCGGCGTTTCCGGTGGATTTACCCGAGGTTCCGGAACCAGTCGGCCCGGTGATCAAGTCAGGCGAGAAGGTGCCTTGCGACGGCATCTGGGAACCCGTTGCCGTCGAGCAATCGAAGTTGCTGGGTGTCGTACCGGTCGGCAATCGCAGTCTGCGCAGCAACGGCTGCTTCAATTATTTCATTCGGGGCATCCGCGCACCGAACCTCAGCGATGACGACACGGGAGCGCTCGTCAAGACGCACTGGCGACTGTTGTGGGAAGACAAGCGATATGCGGACGGCATCATCCCCGACGAATCGCAGTATTTCCTCGAGCCGCCGCAAGCGCCGCAGCTGGACCGCGAAAACGTCGCACAGGTCCGCACCGGCGATATCTGCCCGGTTACCGGCGAATGGCAGACGGACGAATACGGCGGCAAGACACTGCGTGTCGAAGCCGGTGCGGCGATGCCGGACATGCTCGTCAGGGACAATCTCGGCGAGCTCAAGGTGCACTGGGTGACGTGGTGCCTGGTGAAGCGTTCGTAG
- a CDS encoding type VI secretion system Vgr family protein, which produces MNMPDVGAALRGGLLQQDRLLKLDTPLGANALAVQRAVGRSRIGRDYSFTLDVIAGNAGLELKKLIAQPATLWIQQANNAYRPVSGYIYTARRLGANGGVTTYQLELHAWMHVLRFRRDEKIWIDKNAEEIISDVLDMHPEARGRFRFALSQPLENRSYTRQSDTDWNFVHRLMEDEGLYGTWQQADDGKSHTLVITDNLQAFAPLSPEAVRFYSGGVGSEANAFTQWSGTRTLQSVTLTTRTFDYKNPAQSANPKGTSLPTMGGQGELPDQLEVYEYTGAYTYLDQTRGDHLTKVRMEEWESQAKRFHGAGGVRAIDAGRRFTLADHPEHDRDPADQREFAATEVAWWIENNLPVPGTDSDFPHSLGRALHQVRARYENTPGLHVSHGDGSVGFYLVEVDAQRASVPYRSPFEHRKPEMHLETAIVVGPQGEEVYTDALNRIRVQFVWDRLNPGNENASCWVRVVQSDSGGGYGGVHVPRIGEEVLIDYVGGDCDRPLAVGRVYNGANQPQWHTDGILSGYRSKEYSGSGYNQLVMDDATGQNRVQLMSSSANSLLHLGYIIDQSGNSRGQYLGSGFDLRSDAYGAVRASQGLYVTTHPKAPNSQPLDVKEAQQQLVTSESLVEALSGVSEQHQAESLKDAQDTMRAFTDATQNSASGSTAGGRTAGGGTGSANAFKEPVMLFGSPSGIGMSTQQSMHVVAKDHVNVASGQSVHVAAGKSLLASIGQKLSLFAQNAGMKLFAGKGKVEIQAQSDNIEVTAQKAVKIVSATDRIEIAADQGILLTSGGAYIRIKDGNVEVHAPGKVDIKGASHTFAGPASMTYPLPALPTSTHAAALQYQYHDNEPVQGAKYVATLSDGATREGVLDSQGRMHLENVPAGAIKVELGPDARAYARKDTTANPDYKGERLSDADIDSIINKHGGA; this is translated from the coding sequence ATGAACATGCCGGACGTTGGCGCCGCGCTTCGCGGTGGTTTGCTTCAGCAGGATCGTTTGCTCAAGTTGGATACTCCGCTGGGAGCCAACGCACTCGCCGTACAGCGCGCGGTTGGCCGATCGCGGATCGGACGAGATTATTCGTTCACGCTCGACGTCATAGCCGGTAATGCCGGCCTTGAGCTCAAGAAGCTGATCGCTCAACCGGCAACGCTATGGATTCAGCAGGCGAACAATGCCTATCGGCCCGTCAGCGGCTACATCTACACCGCGCGCCGGCTTGGCGCGAATGGCGGGGTAACGACCTATCAGCTCGAACTGCACGCGTGGATGCATGTGCTGCGGTTCCGTCGTGACGAGAAAATCTGGATCGACAAGAACGCAGAGGAAATTATTTCCGATGTGCTCGACATGCATCCGGAAGCGCGCGGACGGTTCCGGTTTGCGTTGTCGCAGCCATTGGAGAACCGGTCGTATACACGGCAAAGCGACACCGACTGGAACTTCGTGCACCGGCTGATGGAGGACGAGGGGCTGTACGGCACGTGGCAGCAGGCTGACGACGGCAAGTCGCATACGCTCGTGATCACCGACAACCTGCAGGCGTTCGCGCCGCTGTCGCCGGAGGCCGTGCGTTTCTATAGCGGCGGCGTGGGCAGCGAGGCCAACGCATTCACGCAATGGTCGGGCACGCGCACACTGCAGAGCGTCACGCTCACGACGCGCACGTTCGACTACAAGAATCCTGCGCAGTCGGCGAACCCGAAGGGCACGTCGCTGCCGACGATGGGTGGCCAGGGCGAGTTGCCCGACCAGCTCGAAGTCTACGAGTACACGGGTGCATACACGTATCTGGACCAGACGCGCGGCGACCACCTGACGAAGGTCAGGATGGAGGAATGGGAGTCGCAGGCAAAGCGCTTCCATGGCGCGGGCGGTGTGCGCGCGATCGACGCCGGCCGGCGCTTCACGCTGGCCGACCATCCCGAGCATGATCGCGATCCCGCCGATCAGCGCGAGTTTGCCGCGACCGAGGTGGCGTGGTGGATCGAGAACAACCTGCCCGTACCGGGCACCGACTCGGATTTCCCGCATAGCCTGGGGCGCGCGCTGCATCAGGTGCGCGCGCGATATGAAAACACGCCCGGCCTTCACGTATCGCACGGCGACGGTTCGGTCGGCTTCTATCTCGTCGAAGTCGACGCGCAGCGCGCGAGCGTGCCGTATCGCAGCCCGTTCGAGCATCGCAAGCCGGAAATGCACCTCGAGACGGCGATCGTCGTCGGGCCGCAGGGCGAGGAAGTCTATACCGATGCGCTGAACCGGATCCGCGTGCAGTTCGTGTGGGACCGCCTGAACCCGGGCAACGAGAACGCATCGTGCTGGGTGCGCGTCGTGCAGTCGGATAGCGGTGGCGGCTACGGTGGCGTGCATGTACCGCGCATCGGCGAGGAGGTGCTGATCGACTACGTCGGCGGCGACTGCGATCGGCCGCTTGCGGTCGGGCGCGTGTACAACGGCGCGAACCAGCCGCAGTGGCATACCGACGGGATCCTGTCCGGATATCGATCGAAAGAGTATTCAGGCAGCGGCTACAACCAGCTCGTGATGGACGACGCGACCGGGCAAAACCGCGTGCAACTGATGAGCAGCAGCGCGAACAGCCTGCTGCATCTCGGCTACATCATCGACCAGAGTGGCAATTCGCGCGGGCAGTATCTCGGCAGCGGGTTCGACCTGCGTTCGGATGCGTACGGCGCGGTGCGGGCGAGCCAGGGCCTTTACGTGACGACGCACCCGAAGGCGCCGAACAGCCAGCCGCTCGACGTGAAGGAGGCGCAGCAGCAGCTCGTGACGTCGGAAAGCCTCGTCGAGGCGCTGTCGGGCGTGAGTGAACAGCATCAGGCGGAAAGCCTGAAGGACGCGCAGGACACGATGCGTGCGTTTACCGACGCGACGCAAAACAGCGCATCGGGCAGTACGGCCGGCGGGCGCACGGCGGGCGGCGGGACAGGCAGCGCGAACGCGTTCAAGGAACCGGTGATGCTGTTCGGCAGCCCGTCGGGGATCGGGATGTCGACGCAGCAGTCGATGCACGTGGTCGCGAAGGACCACGTGAACGTCGCGAGCGGGCAAAGCGTGCACGTCGCGGCGGGCAAGTCGCTGCTGGCGAGCATCGGGCAGAAGCTGAGCCTGTTCGCGCAGAACGCGGGGATGAAGCTGTTCGCGGGCAAGGGCAAGGTCGAGATTCAGGCGCAGTCGGACAACATCGAGGTGACCGCGCAGAAGGCAGTGAAGATCGTGTCGGCGACGGACCGGATCGAGATCGCGGCCGACCAGGGAATCCTGCTGACGAGCGGCGGCGCGTACATCCGGATCAAGGATGGCAATGTCGAGGTTCATGCGCCCGGAAAGGTCGACATCAAAGGCGCGTCGCATACGTTCGCGGGGCCGGCGAGCATGACCTATCCGTTGCCGGCGTTGCCGACTTCCACGCATGCGGCGGCACTGCAATACCAGTATCACGACAACGAGCCGGTGCAGGGCGCGAAGTACGTTGCGACGCTGTCCGATGGCGCCACGCGCGAAGGCGTGCTGGATTCGCAGGGCCGGATGCATCTGGAGAACGTGCCGGCCGGCGCGATCAAGGTCGAACTCGGGCCGGACGCGCGCGCGTATGCGCGCAAGGATACGACCGCCAATCCCGACTACAAGGGAGAGCGCCTTTCCGATGCCGACATCGATTCAATCATCAACAAGCACGGGGGAGCGTGA
- a CDS encoding Imm74 family immunity protein, with protein MTYKVLTVSRGAIVLCDGKYTVRVLGEALLPVVDNGPAFVAYIDSLKYVEPIHDGETIDAVTRQAVISAITAHFSSQQTTVDFES; from the coding sequence ATGACGTACAAGGTACTCACGGTGTCGCGCGGTGCGATCGTGCTGTGCGACGGCAAGTACACGGTCCGGGTGCTTGGCGAAGCGTTGCTGCCGGTCGTGGACAACGGTCCTGCATTCGTTGCCTACATCGATTCATTGAAGTACGTGGAGCCGATACACGATGGCGAGACGATCGATGCCGTCACGCGGCAGGCCGTGATTTCGGCGATTACTGCGCATTTCTCGTCGCAACAGACGACAGTCGACTTTGAATCCTGA